The following are encoded together in the Micromonospora lupini genome:
- a CDS encoding ATP-dependent Clp protease ATP-binding subunit → MFERFTDRARRVVVLAQEEARMLNHNYIGTEHILLGLIHEGEGVAAKALESLGISLEGVRQQVEEIIGQGQQAPSGHIPFTPRAKKVLELSLREALQLGHNYIGTEHILLGLIREGEGVAAQVLVKLGADLNRVRQQVIQLLSGYQGKEPAAAGAAPGEAAPSTSLVLDQFGRNLTQAAREGKLDPVIGREKEIERVMQVLSRRTKNNPVLIGEPGVGKTAVVEGLSQKIIKGEVPETLKDKQLYTLDLGALVAGSRYRGDFEERLKKVLKEIRTRGDIILFIDEIHTLVGAGAAEGAIDAASILKPMLARGELQTIGATTLDEYRKHLEKDAALERRFQPIQVGEPSLAHTIEILKGLRDRYEAHHRVSITDAALVAAATLADRYISDRFLPDKAIDLIDEAGARMRIRRMTAPPDLRDFDERIAQVRRDKESAIDAQDFERAAQLRDKEKQLLGQKAQREKEWKAGDLDVVSEVDDEQIAEVLGNWTGIPVYKLTEEETSRLLRMEDELHKRVIGQEDAVKAVSKAIRRTRAGLKDPKRPSGSFIFAGPSGVGKTELSKALAEFLFGSEDALIQLDMSEFHDRYTVSRLVGAPPGYVGYDEGGQLTEKVRRRPFSVVLFDEIEKAHPDVFNTLLQILEDGRLTDGQGRIVDFKNTVIILTTNLGTRDVAKAVSLGFQQSEDSESNYDRMKQKVNDELKQHFRPEFLNRIDDTIVFHQLRQTEILSIVDIMIRRIETQLHNKDMGLELTDNAKKYLSKKGFDPVLGARPLRRTIQRDIEDNLSERILFNELTPGQIVVVDCEGDPEDIDKSKLVFRGADKPVEVPDAVPADLGGTAAGTAAAATDEVA, encoded by the coding sequence ATGTTCGAGCGGTTCACCGACCGAGCGCGACGGGTTGTCGTCCTGGCCCAAGAAGAGGCCCGGATGCTCAACCACAACTACATCGGTACGGAACACATCCTGCTGGGCCTGATCCACGAAGGTGAAGGCGTCGCGGCAAAGGCCCTGGAGAGCCTCGGCATCTCCCTGGAGGGCGTCCGCCAGCAGGTCGAGGAGATCATCGGCCAGGGCCAGCAGGCGCCGAGCGGGCACATCCCGTTCACGCCGCGGGCCAAGAAGGTGCTGGAGCTGTCGCTGCGCGAGGCGCTGCAGCTCGGCCACAACTACATCGGCACTGAGCACATCCTGCTCGGGCTGATCCGCGAGGGCGAGGGCGTCGCCGCCCAGGTGCTGGTCAAGCTCGGCGCCGACCTCAACCGGGTCCGCCAGCAGGTGATCCAGCTGCTCTCCGGCTACCAGGGCAAGGAGCCCGCCGCGGCGGGCGCCGCGCCGGGTGAGGCCGCGCCGTCGACAAGCCTCGTGCTTGACCAGTTCGGCCGCAACCTGACCCAGGCCGCCCGCGAGGGCAAGCTCGACCCGGTCATCGGGCGCGAGAAGGAAATCGAGCGGGTCATGCAGGTGCTCTCCCGCCGCACCAAGAACAACCCGGTCCTGATCGGTGAGCCCGGCGTCGGTAAGACCGCCGTGGTGGAGGGGCTTTCCCAGAAGATCATCAAGGGCGAGGTGCCCGAGACTCTCAAGGACAAGCAGCTCTACACGCTTGACCTCGGTGCGCTTGTCGCCGGTTCCCGCTACCGCGGTGACTTCGAGGAGCGCCTCAAGAAGGTGCTCAAGGAGATCCGCACCCGCGGCGACATCATCCTGTTCATCGACGAGATCCACACCCTGGTGGGTGCGGGTGCCGCCGAGGGCGCGATCGACGCGGCGAGCATCCTCAAGCCGATGCTGGCCCGTGGTGAGCTGCAGACCATCGGTGCCACCACGCTTGACGAGTACCGCAAGCACCTCGAGAAGGACGCGGCTCTCGAGCGCCGGTTCCAGCCGATCCAGGTGGGTGAGCCGTCGCTGGCGCACACCATCGAGATCCTCAAGGGCCTGCGCGACAGGTACGAGGCCCACCACCGCGTGAGCATCACCGACGCGGCCCTGGTCGCTGCCGCGACCCTGGCCGACCGGTACATCTCCGACCGCTTCCTGCCGGACAAGGCGATCGACCTGATCGACGAGGCCGGCGCCCGGATGCGGATCCGTCGGATGACCGCGCCGCCAGACCTGCGTGACTTCGACGAGCGCATCGCCCAGGTGCGTCGTGACAAGGAGTCCGCGATCGACGCGCAGGACTTCGAGCGCGCCGCCCAGCTGCGCGACAAGGAGAAGCAGCTCCTCGGCCAGAAGGCTCAGCGGGAGAAGGAGTGGAAGGCCGGTGACCTGGACGTCGTCAGCGAGGTCGACGACGAGCAGATCGCCGAGGTGCTCGGCAACTGGACGGGCATCCCGGTCTACAAGCTGACCGAGGAGGAGACCTCGCGCCTGCTGCGCATGGAGGACGAGCTGCACAAGCGCGTCATCGGCCAGGAGGACGCGGTCAAGGCGGTCTCGAAGGCGATCCGGCGTACCCGGGCCGGCCTGAAGGACCCCAAGCGCCCGTCGGGCTCGTTCATCTTCGCCGGCCCGTCCGGTGTCGGTAAGACCGAGCTGTCCAAGGCGCTCGCCGAGTTCCTCTTCGGCAGCGAGGACGCCCTCATCCAGCTGGACATGTCCGAGTTCCACGACAGGTACACGGTGTCCCGCCTCGTGGGTGCCCCTCCCGGCTACGTCGGCTACGACGAGGGCGGGCAGCTGACCGAGAAGGTGCGGCGTCGGCCGTTCTCGGTGGTCCTCTTCGACGAGATCGAGAAGGCCCACCCGGACGTCTTCAACACGCTCCTGCAGATCCTCGAAGACGGTCGGCTCACCGACGGTCAGGGCCGGATCGTGGACTTCAAGAACACGGTCATCATCCTGACCACCAACCTGGGCACCCGCGACGTGGCCAAGGCCGTGTCGCTCGGCTTCCAGCAGTCGGAGGACTCCGAGTCCAACTACGACCGGATGAAGCAGAAGGTCAACGACGAGCTCAAGCAGCACTTCCGGCCTGAGTTCCTCAACCGGATCGACGACACCATCGTCTTCCACCAGCTGCGTCAGACCGAGATCCTCTCGATCGTGGACATCATGATCCGGCGGATCGAGACGCAGCTGCACAACAAGGACATGGGTCTGGAGCTGACCGACAACGCCAAGAAGTACCTCTCCAAGAAGGGCTTCGACCCGGTGCTCGGTGCCCGTCCGCTTCGTCGCACGATCCAGCGCGACATCGAGGACAACCTCTCCGAGCGGATCCTCTTCAACGAGCTGACCCCCGGTCAGATCGTCGTGGTGGACTGCGAGGGCGACCCGGAGGACATCGACAAGTCCAAGCTCGTCTTCCGGGGCGCGGACAAGCCTGTCGAAGTTCCGGACGCTGTCCCCGCCGACCTCGGTGGCACCGCAGCCGGCACCGCCGCAGCGGCCACGGACGAGGTGGCATAA
- a CDS encoding histone-like nucleoid-structuring protein Lsr2, with product MAKQIIHKLVDDLDGGDADETVKFALDGVQYEIDLSGTNAAKLRDVFAPYVGAGTKVGRGGVVIGGRAARGRGGATADREQNKAIREWAKKAGKDISDRGRIPQEIVDEYHAKR from the coding sequence GTGGCCAAGCAGATCATTCACAAGCTGGTCGATGACCTGGACGGTGGGGACGCTGACGAGACCGTCAAGTTCGCGCTCGACGGCGTTCAGTACGAGATCGACCTGTCCGGCACCAACGCCGCGAAATTGCGCGACGTATTCGCGCCGTACGTCGGGGCCGGCACCAAGGTGGGTCGCGGCGGCGTGGTGATCGGTGGGCGGGCCGCCCGCGGTCGCGGTGGCGCCACCGCCGACCGGGAGCAGAACAAGGCGATCCGGGAGTGGGCCAAGAAGGCCGGCAAGGACATCTCGGACCGGGGCCGTATCCCGCAGGAGATCGTCGACGAGTACCACGCCAAGCGCTGA
- the lysS gene encoding lysine--tRNA ligase → MSEQNAVPVDPADDLPEQMKVRREKRDRMLAEGVEPYPVGFARTTTLAEIRTRYADLPTDTATGDEVSVTGRVIFVRNTGKLCFATLRDGDGTELQAMLSLDRVGPERLEAWKRLVDLGDHVGVTGEVITSRRGELSVLAQRWEMTAKALRPLPVAHKPLSEEARVRQRYVDLIVRPQARQMVRTRAAAVRSLRDSLHGQGFIEVETPMLQLLHGGAAARPFVTHSNALSTDLYLRIAPELFLKRAVVGGVDRVFEINRNFRNEGVDSSHSPEFAMLETYQAYGDYDTIGELTRNLVQQAAIAVSGSTVVTHADGREFDLGGEWRSVTLFGVLSEALGEEVTVRTERSRLVEYADKVGLAVDPKWGPGKLAEELFEELVVPGLQAPTFVRDYPEETSPLTRGHRSEPGLAEKWDLYVLGFELGTGYSELVDPVVQRERLVAQAQLAARGDDEAMRLDEDFLRAMEYGMPPAGGMGMGIDRLLMALTGLGIRETILFPLVRPE, encoded by the coding sequence GTGAGCGAGCAGAACGCCGTGCCAGTGGACCCCGCCGACGACCTTCCCGAGCAGATGAAGGTCCGCCGGGAGAAGCGGGACCGGATGCTCGCCGAGGGCGTCGAGCCCTATCCGGTCGGCTTCGCCCGCACCACCACCCTGGCCGAGATCCGGACCCGCTACGCGGATCTGCCCACCGACACCGCGACCGGCGACGAGGTCTCGGTCACCGGCCGGGTGATCTTCGTACGCAACACCGGCAAGCTCTGCTTCGCGACCCTGCGCGACGGCGACGGCACCGAGTTGCAGGCGATGCTCTCCCTGGACCGGGTCGGTCCGGAGCGGCTGGAAGCCTGGAAGCGCCTGGTCGACCTCGGCGATCACGTCGGCGTGACCGGCGAGGTGATCACCAGCCGCCGGGGCGAGCTGTCCGTGCTCGCGCAGCGGTGGGAAATGACCGCCAAGGCGCTGCGTCCGTTGCCGGTGGCCCACAAGCCGCTCTCCGAGGAGGCTCGGGTCCGGCAGCGCTACGTCGACCTGATCGTCCGGCCGCAGGCCCGCCAGATGGTCCGCACCCGGGCGGCGGCGGTGCGCAGTCTGCGCGATTCACTGCACGGCCAGGGCTTCATCGAGGTGGAAACTCCGATGCTGCAACTCCTGCACGGCGGCGCGGCGGCCCGACCCTTCGTGACCCACAGCAATGCGTTGAGCACCGATCTGTATCTGCGAATCGCTCCGGAACTGTTTCTGAAGCGCGCGGTCGTTGGTGGTGTGGACCGCGTCTTCGAGATCAACCGCAACTTCCGTAATGAGGGTGTCGACTCCTCGCACTCGCCCGAGTTCGCGATGCTGGAGACGTACCAGGCGTACGGCGACTACGACACGATCGGCGAGCTGACCCGTAATCTCGTGCAACAGGCGGCGATCGCGGTCAGCGGTTCGACGGTGGTCACCCACGCCGACGGGCGGGAGTTCGACCTGGGCGGCGAGTGGCGATCGGTGACCCTGTTCGGGGTCCTTTCCGAGGCGCTCGGCGAGGAGGTCACGGTCCGCACCGAACGTTCCCGGCTGGTGGAGTACGCGGACAAGGTGGGATTGGCCGTGGACCCGAAGTGGGGCCCCGGCAAGCTCGCCGAGGAACTGTTCGAGGAACTGGTCGTCCCCGGCCTGCAGGCGCCCACCTTCGTCCGCGACTACCCGGAGGAGACCAGCCCGCTCACCCGTGGGCACCGCAGCGAGCCGGGGCTTGCCGAAAAGTGGGACCTCTACGTCCTCGGTTTCGAGCTGGGCACCGGGTACTCCGAACTGGTCGACCCCGTGGTGCAGCGGGAACGACTGGTGGCCCAGGCGCAGCTCGCCGCCCGCGGTGACGACGAGGCGATGCGTCTCGACGAGGACTTTCTCCGGGCCATGGAGTACGGAATGCCGCCGGCCGGGGGTATGGGAATGGGAATCGACAGGCTCTTGATGGCCCTGACCGGCCTCGGAATTCGGGAAACGATCCTCTTCCCGTTGGTCCGCCCGGAGTAG
- a CDS encoding class I SAM-dependent methyltransferase → MVDHTHALSFGAAASDYDRFRPHYPEAAIRWALDGLRDARIVDLGAGTGILTRDVQALGHQVVPVEPDPGMRAQLAHSTPGTTALAGSAEAVPLPDGAADAVLVGTAYHWFDREPAHAEIARVLRPGGTFAPVWNIRDDHVDWVAELGRIAHLDDRSGTMVVRYADFGPAFEAIETREFTHRTTLTPDEVRGMIRTRSYWLTASDADRQRVEGELTDLLTNHPALAGRETVELPYRTLVLRARRR, encoded by the coding sequence ATGGTCGATCACACTCATGCCCTCTCCTTCGGTGCCGCGGCGAGCGATTACGACCGGTTTCGGCCCCACTATCCCGAGGCCGCCATCCGTTGGGCACTCGACGGGTTGCGCGACGCGCGGATCGTCGACCTCGGCGCCGGCACCGGCATCCTGACCCGCGACGTGCAGGCCCTGGGCCACCAGGTCGTACCCGTCGAGCCCGATCCGGGGATGCGGGCGCAACTCGCCCACAGCACCCCGGGCACGACGGCGCTCGCGGGCAGCGCCGAGGCCGTGCCGCTGCCCGACGGGGCGGCCGACGCGGTGCTTGTCGGCACGGCGTACCACTGGTTCGACAGGGAGCCCGCGCACGCCGAGATCGCCCGGGTGCTGCGCCCCGGCGGCACCTTCGCCCCGGTCTGGAACATCCGGGACGACCACGTCGACTGGGTGGCGGAGCTGGGCCGGATCGCCCACCTCGACGACAGGTCGGGCACCATGGTCGTGAGGTACGCGGACTTCGGTCCGGCCTTCGAGGCGATCGAGACGCGCGAGTTCACGCACCGTACGACACTCACTCCGGACGAGGTACGCGGGATGATCCGCACCCGTTCCTACTGGCTCACCGCCTCCGACGCGGATCGGCAGCGGGTCGAGGGGGAGCTGACCGACCTCCTGACCAACCACCCCGCCCTGGCCGGCCGGGAGACAGTCGAGCTGCCGTACCGGACGTTGGTGCTACGGGCCCGACGGCGCTGA
- a CDS encoding type III pantothenate kinase has protein sequence MLLCIDIGNTNTVLATFDGDKLVHSWRIKTDARSTADELGLMFRGLLAGDNVEITGVAACSTVPAALRSLRTMLGRYYADLPSVIVEPGVRTGVQLAIDNPKEVGADRVVNTLAAFTLYGGPSIVVDFGTTTNFDVISGRGEFLGGAFAPGIEISFDALAARAAQLRKVEATKPRSVIGKNTVECLQAGLYFGFAGQVDRIVERMTEELGEVKAVIATGGLASLVINECRTITHHEPMITLIGLRMVYERNL, from the coding sequence GTGCTGCTCTGCATCGACATCGGAAACACCAACACCGTGCTGGCGACCTTCGACGGCGACAAGCTCGTGCACTCCTGGCGGATCAAGACCGATGCCCGCTCGACTGCCGACGAGCTGGGCCTGATGTTCCGGGGCCTGCTCGCCGGGGACAACGTCGAGATCACGGGGGTGGCCGCCTGCTCCACGGTGCCCGCCGCGTTGCGGTCGCTGCGGACCATGCTCGGCCGGTACTACGCCGACCTGCCGAGCGTGATCGTCGAGCCGGGTGTGCGGACCGGGGTGCAGCTGGCGATCGACAACCCGAAGGAGGTGGGCGCCGACCGGGTGGTGAACACGCTTGCCGCGTTCACCCTCTACGGCGGGCCGTCGATCGTTGTCGACTTCGGCACCACCACAAACTTCGACGTGATCAGCGGCCGGGGCGAGTTCCTCGGTGGCGCGTTCGCCCCGGGCATCGAGATCTCCTTCGACGCGCTCGCCGCCCGCGCGGCTCAGCTCCGCAAGGTCGAGGCCACCAAGCCGCGCTCGGTGATCGGCAAGAACACCGTGGAGTGCCTCCAGGCCGGCCTCTACTTCGGGTTCGCCGGTCAGGTGGACCGGATCGTCGAGCGGATGACCGAGGAGTTGGGCGAGGTGAAGGCGGTGATCGCCACCGGCGGCCTCGCCTCCCTGGTGATCAACGAGTGCCGCACCATCACCCACCACGAACCGATGATCACGCTGATCGGCCTGCGGATGGTCTACGAACGCAACCTGTGA
- the nadC gene encoding carboxylating nicotinate-nucleotide diphosphorylase — MIESTETALRAAGLDPAHVRQVIEGALVEDLGPDFLDVTSVATIPAEQNDTADLVARADGVVAGLAVAAAVFELVGEVTGFGRTVEVSELARDGERVARGDVLATVTGPTRLLLTAERPALNLLCRMSGVATHTRAWADALAGTKAMVLDTRKTTPGLRALEKYAVRAGGGTNKRMGLYDVAMIKDNHKLAAGGITAAYRRVREAFPEVPVQVEVTTVAEAVEAVEVGADFLLCDNMTPEVLAEAVAAVGDRAELEATGGLTLEVAGRYAATGVDFLSVGALTHSSPILDIAMDLRTR; from the coding sequence GTGATCGAGTCGACGGAGACGGCGTTGCGGGCGGCGGGGTTGGATCCGGCCCACGTACGGCAGGTGATCGAGGGCGCGCTGGTCGAGGATCTGGGGCCGGACTTCCTCGACGTCACAAGCGTGGCGACAATTCCGGCGGAGCAGAACGACACCGCCGACCTGGTGGCCCGCGCGGACGGCGTGGTGGCCGGGCTGGCCGTGGCCGCCGCCGTGTTCGAGCTGGTGGGCGAGGTGACCGGCTTCGGTCGTACCGTCGAGGTGTCGGAGCTGGCCCGCGACGGTGAGCGGGTGGCCCGCGGCGACGTGCTGGCGACGGTGACCGGCCCGACCCGGCTGCTGCTCACCGCCGAGCGGCCGGCGCTCAACCTGCTCTGCCGGATGTCCGGGGTGGCCACCCACACCCGTGCCTGGGCGGACGCCCTGGCCGGCACGAAGGCGATGGTGCTGGACACCCGCAAGACGACGCCGGGCCTGCGGGCGCTGGAGAAGTACGCGGTGCGGGCCGGTGGGGGCACCAACAAGCGGATGGGCCTCTACGACGTGGCCATGATCAAGGACAACCACAAGCTGGCGGCCGGGGGCATCACTGCGGCGTACCGGCGGGTCCGGGAGGCGTTTCCGGAGGTTCCGGTGCAGGTCGAGGTGACAACTGTCGCCGAGGCGGTGGAGGCGGTAGAGGTCGGGGCGGACTTCCTGCTCTGCGACAACATGACGCCGGAGGTGCTGGCCGAGGCGGTGGCCGCCGTGGGCGACCGTGCGGAGCTGGAGGCGACAGGCGGGCTGACCCTGGAGGTGGCGGGCCGGTACGCGGCCACCGGCGTCGACTTCCTCTCGGTGGGCGCGTTGACCCACTCGTCGCCGATCCTGGACATCGCGATGGACCTGCGCACCCGGTAG